From Phenylobacterium montanum, the proteins below share one genomic window:
- a CDS encoding CaiB/BaiF CoA transferase family protein gives MGAEHLSFAARTAGLPNPLTGLKVVELAEDPGGEFTGLLLAQLGAEVVKLEGPEGSPTRAAGPWAKGAEGPETSLKFWFYNSNKKSVTADVRTPAGLAALQDLLADADVFICTLQPHALAAAGLDLEAILEAHPKLIIAAVTAFGLTGPWKDYKSSDIVALAAGGPLNSCGYDDHTIPPIRPGGDQAYHTVASFAQIGIMLALLERQKTGRGDLLDISMHEACAVNVELANPYWFYPRVHVHRQTCRHAQPSPTQPALFRCADDRYVYFALILAEPKAWKSLVDWMDSKGMAAMLTEPEYQDVKFRQDNFHLVQEVVECFFLVHTAEEMYREGQAAGLPIGVLNAPEDLFHDEHLIARDFFARVEHEGVGEVAYPGPIYRFSSFCEVARTPAPKLGEHNAEILKSEAGS, from the coding sequence ATGGGCGCCGAGCATCTGAGTTTCGCCGCGCGCACCGCGGGCCTGCCCAATCCCCTGACCGGGCTGAAGGTGGTCGAGCTGGCCGAGGATCCCGGCGGGGAGTTCACCGGCCTGCTCTTGGCCCAGCTGGGCGCCGAGGTGGTCAAGCTGGAGGGGCCGGAAGGCTCGCCGACCCGCGCCGCAGGCCCTTGGGCCAAGGGCGCCGAGGGGCCGGAGACCAGCCTGAAGTTCTGGTTCTACAATTCCAACAAGAAGAGCGTCACCGCCGACGTGCGCACCCCGGCGGGGCTGGCGGCGCTTCAGGACCTCCTGGCCGACGCCGACGTCTTCATCTGCACCCTGCAGCCCCACGCCCTGGCGGCGGCAGGGCTGGACCTGGAGGCGATCCTCGAGGCCCATCCGAAGCTGATCATCGCCGCGGTGACCGCTTTTGGCCTCACCGGGCCGTGGAAGGACTACAAGTCCTCGGACATCGTGGCCCTGGCGGCCGGCGGGCCGCTGAACAGCTGCGGCTATGACGACCACACCATCCCCCCGATCCGCCCCGGCGGCGATCAGGCCTATCATACCGTGGCCAGTTTCGCGCAGATCGGGATCATGCTGGCCCTCCTGGAACGCCAGAAGACCGGCCGCGGCGATCTTCTGGACATTTCCATGCACGAGGCCTGCGCGGTGAATGTCGAGCTGGCCAATCCCTACTGGTTCTATCCGCGAGTGCATGTGCATCGGCAGACCTGCCGCCACGCCCAGCCCTCGCCGACCCAGCCGGCCTTGTTCCGCTGCGCCGACGACCGCTATGTCTATTTCGCCCTGATCCTGGCCGAGCCCAAGGCGTGGAAGAGCCTGGTCGACTGGATGGACTCCAAGGGCATGGCGGCCATGCTGACCGAGCCGGAATACCAGGACGTCAAGTTCCGCCAGGACAATTTCCACCTGGTGCAGGAGGTGGTCGAGTGCTTCTTCCTGGTGCACACGGCCGAGGAGATGTACCGCGAGGGTCAGGCCGCCGGCCTGCCGATCGGGGTCCTGAACGCCCCCGAGGACCTGTTCCACGACGAGCACCTGATCGCCCGCGATTTCTTCGCCAGGGTCGAGCATGAGGGGGTGGGCGAGGTGGCCTATCCGGGGCCGATCTACCGCTTCTCGTCCTTCTGCGAGGTGGCGCGCACGCCGGCGCCCAAGCTCGGGGAGCACAACGCCGAGATCTTGAAATCGGAGGCCGGGTCATGA
- a CDS encoding CaiB/BaiF CoA transferase family protein yields the protein MLESTRVKLPAAGASRRPGARRGPLAGVRVADFCWMGVGACATRLLADFGAEVIRIEDRNRLDMPRRLPIYKGEARTYGEEDANPDPNKGGLFNNYNRNKLGVTINMRSPKGRALADRLIAASSVVTENFAPGVMERWGLTYERLNQISPDVIYARMSGFGHSGPHAEYRSYGPVVQAVCGLSHISGLPGEEPSGWGLSYMDNEAAFFNASALLTAIYHRGLTGQGAEIDVAAVEAGINLLGPVLLEVSVNGRSTRGGDYPTGNRLEHPNAAPHGVYPCEGQDRWIAIAVFNDAEWAALAAEIGADWTADPRFASQAARFANQDALDAHMADWTKGQDRYGLMRRLQAAGVAAGAVQTAEDTNDHDPQIAGRGLFFEMDHPVIGEARFEGTPIRFRETLQENWRSGPLLGEDNAYVFKELLGVAEDEYQDLVMEGAL from the coding sequence ATGCTCGAATCGACAAGGGTGAAACTGCCGGCGGCGGGCGCGTCCCGCCGGCCCGGCGCGCGGCGGGGGCCGCTGGCCGGGGTGCGCGTGGCCGACTTCTGCTGGATGGGGGTGGGCGCCTGCGCCACGCGCCTGTTGGCCGATTTCGGCGCAGAGGTGATCCGCATCGAGGACCGCAACCGGCTGGACATGCCGCGGCGCCTGCCGATCTACAAGGGCGAGGCGCGCACCTATGGCGAGGAGGACGCCAATCCCGATCCCAACAAGGGCGGACTGTTCAACAACTACAACCGCAACAAGCTGGGCGTGACCATCAACATGCGTTCGCCCAAGGGCCGCGCCCTGGCCGACCGGCTGATCGCCGCCTCGAGCGTGGTGACGGAGAATTTCGCGCCGGGGGTGATGGAGCGCTGGGGCCTGACCTACGAGCGGCTGAACCAGATCTCGCCAGACGTAATCTATGCCCGCATGAGCGGCTTCGGCCATTCGGGGCCGCATGCCGAGTACCGCAGCTATGGCCCGGTGGTGCAGGCTGTCTGCGGGCTTTCGCACATCAGCGGCCTGCCGGGCGAGGAGCCCTCGGGCTGGGGGCTGAGCTACATGGACAACGAGGCGGCCTTCTTCAACGCCTCGGCGCTCTTGACCGCGATCTATCACCGGGGCCTGACCGGCCAGGGGGCCGAGATCGACGTGGCGGCGGTGGAGGCCGGGATCAATCTTTTGGGCCCGGTCTTGCTGGAGGTGTCGGTCAACGGCCGCTCGACCCGCGGGGGCGACTATCCGACCGGCAACCGGCTGGAGCATCCGAACGCTGCGCCGCACGGGGTCTATCCCTGTGAGGGCCAGGACCGCTGGATCGCCATCGCGGTGTTCAATGACGCTGAATGGGCGGCCCTGGCGGCCGAGATCGGGGCGGATTGGACCGCCGATCCGCGGTTTGCGAGCCAGGCGGCGCGGTTCGCCAATCAGGACGCGCTGGATGCGCACATGGCCGACTGGACGAAAGGCCAGGACCGCTACGGCCTGATGCGCCGGCTGCAGGCCGCGGGCGTCGCCGCGGGCGCGGTGCAGACGGCCGAGGACACCAACGACCACGACCCGCAGATCGCCGGCCGCGGCCTGTTCTTCGAGATGGATCACCCGGTGATCGGCGAGGCCCGCTTCGAGGGCACGCCGATCCGGTTCCGCGAGACGCTGCAGGAGAACTGGCGGTCCGGCCCGCTCCTGGGCGAGGACAACGCCTATGTGTTCAAGGAGCTCCTGGGCGTTGCGGAAGACGAGTACCAGGACCTGGTGATGGAAGGAGCGCTTTGA
- a CDS encoding FadR/GntR family transcriptional regulator codes for MPLRAKPSSAPNESASQTTRTPPTFATPRRASKTSEIVALEIVRNIVEQDLKPGDRLPLEAEMLKQYRVSRSSLREALRLLEVQGLIAIRPGPGAGTVVGSVHPGNLARTLTLYLHMAGSTYDKLLDAWMAAEPVLAGLAAKNPDRAKVREMMGPFVSKDHAEHGKWAIAEGLDFHDRIATLADNPVLALALQSISYISTEQVLTNPERSQLEEQIVHDHSELAEAIIAGKPDKAEKLMAEHIQHVVEDFKAYWPRRVGEKIQWR; via the coding sequence ATGCCGCTGCGTGCGAAACCGTCGTCCGCGCCGAACGAGAGCGCTTCGCAAACCACAAGGACGCCCCCCACCTTTGCGACGCCCCGCCGCGCCTCCAAGACCTCCGAGATCGTCGCCCTGGAGATCGTGCGCAACATCGTCGAGCAGGACCTCAAGCCTGGCGACCGCCTGCCGCTGGAAGCGGAGATGCTGAAGCAGTATCGCGTCAGTCGCTCGTCCCTGCGCGAGGCCCTACGCCTGCTGGAAGTCCAGGGCCTGATCGCCATCCGTCCCGGCCCTGGCGCAGGCACGGTGGTGGGCAGCGTACATCCGGGCAACCTGGCCCGGACCCTGACCCTCTACCTGCACATGGCCGGCTCGACCTACGATAAGCTCCTGGACGCCTGGATGGCGGCCGAGCCCGTGCTGGCGGGGCTGGCGGCCAAGAACCCCGACCGGGCCAAGGTGCGCGAGATGATGGGGCCCTTCGTCTCCAAGGACCACGCCGAGCACGGCAAGTGGGCCATCGCCGAGGGCCTCGACTTTCACGACCGCATCGCCACCCTGGCCGACAATCCGGTCCTGGCCCTGGCCCTGCAGTCGATCAGCTACATCTCGACCGAGCAGGTCCTGACCAATCCCGAGCGCAGTCAGCTCGAGGAGCAGATCGTCCATGACCACAGCGAACTGGCCGAGGCGATCATCGCCGGCAAGCCGGACAAGGCGGAAAAGTTGATGGCCGAGCACATCCAACATGTGGTGGAGGACTTCAAGGCCTACTGGCCGCGGCGCGTGGGTGAGAAGATCCAGTGGCGATAG
- a CDS encoding spinster family MFS transporter, whose amino-acid sequence MGGNRPKTLSARYGWFALAILFVVALFNYVDRSILSIMQVALKRDLGLTDTELGSLTGLSFAIFYTTGALPVAWLADRIARKYVLTAALAIWTLMTAASSLATGFVSLSACRIGVAVGEAGCVPASHSLISDYFPRQKRALAMAVWGLSMPLGGMLGVYLGGQLTAAIGWRGAFAAIGLGGLVLAPLVALFLKEPQRGRFDGASGVKGRSVWASLAILWRFRSFRYLCLAEGLQAWGQTAMQAWNAPFYSRLHHMPLAHIAAALSLIIGLSGAAGTFLGGALANSLARRDVRWFMRIPAIAAVLTAPFALLQYLTPSLTLSLAAAIVPAAMVNVYMAPANAMSQSLVPADMRAFTSAMLVLVVNVIGLGLGPVSIGALSDVLAHHYGLGAASLRWALPTVAIPATVSALLFLLSSLYLPRELSPLHRAEAEPANERPQPIATGSSHPRAAASRP is encoded by the coding sequence ATGGGTGGAAATCGACCCAAGACCCTCTCCGCCCGCTACGGTTGGTTCGCGCTGGCGATCCTGTTCGTGGTGGCCCTGTTCAACTATGTCGACCGCTCGATCCTGTCGATCATGCAGGTGGCGCTGAAGCGCGACCTGGGCCTGACCGACACCGAGCTCGGCAGCCTGACCGGGCTGTCCTTCGCCATCTTCTACACCACCGGCGCCCTGCCGGTGGCCTGGCTCGCCGACCGCATCGCCCGCAAGTACGTGCTGACCGCGGCCCTGGCGATCTGGACCTTGATGACCGCCGCCAGCAGCCTGGCCACTGGGTTCGTCAGCCTCAGCGCCTGCCGCATCGGGGTGGCGGTGGGGGAGGCCGGTTGCGTGCCGGCCTCGCACTCGCTGATTTCGGACTATTTCCCCCGCCAAAAGCGGGCCCTGGCCATGGCCGTCTGGGGCCTGTCCATGCCGCTCGGCGGCATGTTGGGCGTATACCTTGGCGGCCAGCTGACCGCCGCTATCGGCTGGCGGGGCGCCTTCGCCGCCATAGGCCTGGGCGGCCTCGTCCTGGCGCCGCTGGTCGCCCTTTTTCTGAAAGAGCCTCAACGTGGCCGCTTCGACGGCGCGTCGGGAGTCAAGGGGCGCAGCGTCTGGGCCTCGCTGGCGATCCTGTGGCGCTTTCGCTCCTTCCGCTACCTGTGCCTGGCCGAAGGGCTGCAGGCCTGGGGCCAGACGGCGATGCAGGCCTGGAACGCGCCCTTCTACAGCCGCCTGCACCACATGCCCCTGGCGCACATAGCCGCCGCCCTGTCGCTGATCATCGGGCTTTCCGGCGCGGCGGGGACCTTCCTGGGCGGCGCCCTGGCCAACAGCCTGGCCCGGCGCGACGTGCGCTGGTTCATGCGCATTCCGGCGATCGCCGCCGTTCTGACCGCACCCTTCGCGCTCTTGCAGTACTTGACCCCCAGCCTGACCCTGTCGCTGGCGGCGGCGATCGTCCCGGCGGCCATGGTCAATGTCTATATGGCCCCGGCCAACGCCATGTCGCAGTCGCTGGTCCCGGCCGACATGCGCGCCTTCACCTCGGCCATGCTGGTGCTGGTGGTGAACGTGATCGGCCTCGGGCTAGGCCCCGTCAGCATCGGCGCGCTGAGCGACGTTTTGGCCCACCACTACGGCCTCGGCGCGGCCTCGCTGCGCTGGGCCCTGCCGACCGTGGCGATCCCGGCGACCGTGTCGGCGCTGCTGTTCTTGCTCTCCAGCCTCTACCTGCCGCGGGAGCTTTCGCCCCTTCACCGCGCGGAAGCAGAGCCAGCGAACGAGCGGCCTCAGCCTATCGCCACTGGATCTTCTCACCCACGCGCCGCGGCCAGTAGGCCTTGA
- a CDS encoding TonB-dependent receptor, which translates to MTDRRKQFVAERGVRGGAALAVLGLAAGLGVAPGLAQAQQAAAPAPAAAPTETAGEIVVTATRREEALSRVPIAVTAMSGKVVQEAHIGNFVDLPAMVPGATFVSTKGPSTANLQIRGQTTTNDAPALELPVAVFIDDIYYGTLASFDADFFDVSQIAVLRGPQGTTFGRNVVGGALQITDNMPKLGQTGGETNLTVETYTGSGVPDSPGFETQGFFNLAVSPDAAARLAYSVKDVGGYMHNYVTGHNLSDQKSFAIRPTFLWRPTDDLKLQAMVSYIHEDEAAAGYHFFGQGSVVAAAQAISTSPWASFQDVDGTNKRDIFAAQVRADWSHSFGDLTSITSYRSLDAKYVDDGDSGPLPANNNSINASREFEFSQEFRLTSPTGRRLEYVAGLYYGFENLKKAITFGFNGTIPGQFLGVLTKGTLQNQTAVGDAHVLTVAPFAEGKFHFTDQVALTVGGRVTYEDKKNYTDHIGASAFYGAAFNAEGMEHEWTAFTPRAILEYKPFHNTLFYASASTGFKGGGWSLTSTSPAKAVIPLNPERSISYELGAKVQLFDHRVSLNTAIYQADTKDLQVRSLIGPVLTDTNAGSERVRGVEVESTWTPFHNAQIGLNYAYTEAIYTQFRGCAAGGVNCSGGTVPFVPKNDVHLFVQYRWDLGGLGDLTAHADGEWSGHTQVSPVNAAQPIAKNFTEKRGLINGSLIYEPTGGQWKLQIWGKNLTNTGFMTAPSNYYFYYLKTAEYLAGLREVDRGTVNPPREIGATLTYKF; encoded by the coding sequence ATGACCGATCGACGGAAACAATTTGTGGCCGAGCGCGGCGTGCGCGGTGGCGCCGCCCTGGCCGTGCTGGGCTTGGCGGCTGGTCTCGGCGTCGCGCCGGGCCTCGCTCAGGCGCAGCAGGCCGCCGCCCCGGCGCCCGCTGCGGCTCCAACCGAGACGGCCGGCGAGATCGTGGTCACCGCGACCCGGCGCGAGGAAGCGCTGAGCCGGGTGCCGATCGCCGTGACGGCGATGTCCGGCAAGGTGGTCCAGGAGGCCCATATCGGCAACTTCGTCGACCTGCCGGCCATGGTGCCCGGCGCGACCTTCGTCTCCACCAAGGGGCCGAGCACGGCCAACCTGCAGATCCGCGGCCAGACCACCACCAACGACGCCCCGGCGCTGGAGCTGCCGGTGGCGGTGTTCATCGACGACATCTACTACGGCACCCTGGCCTCGTTCGACGCCGACTTCTTCGACGTCAGCCAGATCGCCGTGCTGCGCGGCCCGCAGGGCACCACCTTCGGCCGCAACGTGGTCGGCGGGGCGCTGCAGATCACCGACAACATGCCCAAGCTGGGCCAGACCGGCGGTGAGACCAACCTGACGGTCGAGACCTATACCGGGTCGGGCGTGCCGGATTCACCGGGCTTCGAGACCCAGGGCTTCTTCAACCTGGCCGTCAGCCCCGACGCCGCCGCGCGCCTCGCCTACAGCGTCAAGGATGTCGGCGGGTACATGCACAACTATGTCACCGGCCATAATCTCAGCGACCAGAAGAGCTTCGCCATCCGCCCGACCTTCCTGTGGCGGCCGACAGACGACCTGAAGCTCCAGGCCATGGTCTCCTACATCCACGAGGACGAGGCGGCGGCCGGCTATCACTTCTTCGGCCAGGGCTCGGTGGTCGCCGCCGCCCAGGCGATCTCGACCAGCCCCTGGGCCAGCTTCCAGGACGTGGACGGGACCAACAAGCGGGACATCTTCGCCGCCCAGGTCCGCGCCGACTGGAGCCATTCGTTCGGCGATCTGACCTCGATCACCAGCTACCGCTCGCTGGACGCCAAATATGTCGACGACGGCGACAGCGGCCCGCTGCCGGCCAACAACAACAGCATCAACGCCAGCCGCGAGTTCGAATTCAGCCAGGAATTCCGCCTGACCTCGCCCACCGGGCGGCGGCTGGAATACGTCGCGGGCCTCTACTACGGCTTCGAGAACCTGAAGAAGGCGATCACCTTCGGCTTCAACGGGACCATTCCGGGCCAGTTCTTGGGGGTGCTGACCAAGGGGACGTTGCAGAACCAGACCGCGGTCGGCGACGCCCACGTCCTGACCGTGGCCCCGTTCGCAGAAGGCAAGTTCCACTTCACCGACCAGGTCGCCCTGACCGTCGGCGGCCGGGTGACCTACGAAGACAAGAAGAACTACACCGACCACATCGGCGCCTCGGCCTTCTATGGCGCGGCCTTCAACGCCGAGGGCATGGAGCACGAATGGACCGCCTTCACCCCGCGCGCGATCCTGGAATACAAGCCGTTCCACAACACGCTGTTCTACGCCAGCGCTTCGACCGGATTCAAAGGCGGCGGCTGGTCGCTGACCAGCACCAGCCCGGCCAAGGCGGTGATCCCGCTGAACCCCGAGCGCAGCATCAGCTATGAGCTGGGCGCCAAGGTGCAGCTGTTCGACCATCGGGTCTCGCTGAATACGGCGATCTACCAGGCAGACACTAAGGACCTGCAGGTGCGATCCCTGATCGGCCCGGTTCTGACTGACACCAACGCCGGCAGCGAGCGCGTGCGCGGGGTCGAGGTCGAAAGCACCTGGACGCCGTTCCACAATGCGCAGATCGGCTTGAACTACGCCTATACCGAAGCGATCTACACCCAGTTCCGCGGCTGCGCGGCCGGCGGGGTCAATTGCAGCGGCGGAACCGTGCCGTTCGTGCCCAAGAACGACGTGCACCTTTTTGTGCAGTACCGCTGGGACCTGGGGGGACTGGGTGACCTGACCGCCCATGCGGACGGCGAATGGTCGGGCCACACCCAGGTCAGTCCCGTCAACGCCGCCCAACCGATCGCCAAGAACTTCACCGAGAAGCGCGGGCTGATCAACGGTTCGCTGATCTACGAGCCGACCGGCGGCCAGTGGAAGCTGCAGATCTGGGGGAAGAACCTGACCAATACCGGGTTCATGACCGCGCCGTCGAACTACTATTTCTACTACTTGAAAACGGCGGAATATTTGGCGGGCTTGCGAGAGGTCGACCGCGGCACCGTCAATCCGCCGCGCGAGATCGGCGCGACCCTGACCTACAAGTTCTAG
- a CDS encoding SDR family NAD(P)-dependent oxidoreductase: MRPAIVTGAARGIGRACARRLAEEGAQVLVVDQDREAGAAAVADLGSAGFEAALFAADLSRPEAADEVVEACVSAFGGVEILINNAGIAPRADFFEVSAADFDRVMAINLRAPFLLTQAAARRMREQGRGGAVVNISSINAVLNGPQSLSYCVSKGGLNQLTRNCAIALAPWNIRVNAVGPGTIVTEMAASFGLTGEGARAPLERTPLGRLGLPEEIASVAAFLASHGAAFVTGQTVYADGGRLGLNYSLPVSEPVGRS; this comes from the coding sequence GTGAGGCCGGCGATCGTCACCGGCGCGGCGCGGGGCATCGGCCGCGCCTGCGCCCGGCGCCTGGCGGAGGAGGGCGCTCAGGTCCTGGTGGTCGACCAGGACCGCGAGGCCGGGGCGGCGGCCGTCGCGGACCTCGGATCGGCCGGGTTCGAGGCCGCCTTGTTCGCCGCCGACCTGTCCCGGCCCGAGGCGGCGGACGAGGTCGTCGAGGCCTGTGTCTCCGCCTTCGGCGGGGTGGAAATCCTCATCAACAATGCCGGAATCGCGCCGCGGGCCGACTTCTTCGAGGTTTCGGCGGCCGATTTCGACCGGGTGATGGCGATCAACCTGAGGGCGCCGTTCCTGCTGACCCAGGCCGCGGCCCGGCGTATGCGCGAGCAGGGACGCGGCGGGGCGGTGGTCAACATCTCCTCGATCAATGCGGTGCTGAACGGGCCGCAATCCCTCAGCTATTGCGTCTCCAAGGGCGGGCTGAATCAGCTCACCCGCAACTGCGCCATCGCGCTGGCGCCCTGGAACATCCGGGTCAACGCGGTGGGGCCGGGCACCATCGTCACCGAGATGGCGGCGAGCTTCGGCCTGACCGGCGAGGGCGCCCGCGCGCCGCTGGAGCGCACGCCGCTGGGACGCCTGGGCTTACCGGAAGAGATCGCCTCAGTGGCCGCCTTCCTGGCCAGCCACGGCGCCGCCTTCGTCACCGGCCAGACCGTCTATGCCGATGGCGGGCGGCTGGGGCTGAACTACAGCCTGCCCGTTAGCGAGCCGGTCGGGCGCTCTTGA
- a CDS encoding NADP-dependent oxidoreductase: MTAQTHRQWRVAARPIGRPLLASDFEYAEAPIREPDEGEALVKTLYLSFDPAQKSWMENVAGYRDPVQIGDVMPGRGVGVVLESRDGGLRAGDLVEGPIGWRDHAVMPASELKVLPEGVAPPAAMSLLGTTGATAYLGLVHVGKPKPGDALVISGAAGATGSLVGQLGKLAGCRVIGIAGGAEKCAWLTQELGFDGAIDYKSENVRSRLRDLCPKGIDVFWDNVGGEILNDALARLSVGARVVICGGISRYNFDARDPSQMPPGPRNYFNVVFTGATIQGFLLGHYEREIPLAEARLLDWIRKGDLKFKADVREGFEHAPAALMGLFEGGNFGKQMLKVGEP; this comes from the coding sequence ATGACCGCCCAAACCCACCGCCAGTGGCGGGTCGCGGCTCGGCCCATCGGGCGCCCGCTCCTAGCCTCGGACTTCGAATACGCCGAGGCGCCGATCAGGGAGCCTGACGAGGGAGAGGCCCTGGTCAAGACCCTCTATCTGAGCTTCGACCCGGCGCAAAAGAGCTGGATGGAAAACGTCGCCGGCTATCGCGATCCGGTTCAGATCGGCGATGTCATGCCGGGGCGCGGGGTGGGCGTGGTGCTGGAATCGCGTGACGGCGGCCTTCGCGCGGGCGACCTGGTCGAGGGGCCGATCGGCTGGCGGGATCATGCGGTGATGCCGGCTTCCGAGCTGAAGGTGCTGCCCGAGGGCGTGGCGCCGCCAGCGGCGATGAGCCTTCTGGGCACCACTGGGGCGACCGCCTATCTGGGCCTGGTCCATGTCGGCAAGCCCAAGCCTGGCGATGCGCTGGTGATCAGCGGCGCGGCCGGCGCCACCGGCTCGCTGGTCGGCCAGCTCGGCAAGCTGGCCGGCTGCCGGGTGATCGGCATCGCCGGCGGGGCGGAGAAGTGCGCCTGGCTGACCCAGGAACTCGGGTTCGACGGGGCGATCGACTACAAGTCGGAGAATGTCCGGTCGCGATTGAGAGACCTGTGTCCCAAGGGCATCGACGTCTTCTGGGACAATGTCGGGGGCGAGATCCTCAACGACGCCCTGGCGCGGCTCAGCGTCGGCGCGCGCGTCGTGATCTGCGGCGGCATATCCCGCTACAATTTCGACGCCCGCGACCCGTCGCAAATGCCGCCGGGGCCGCGCAACTATTTCAATGTGGTCTTCACCGGCGCGACCATCCAGGGCTTTTTGCTCGGCCACTACGAGCGCGAGATCCCCCTGGCCGAGGCGCGGCTTTTGGACTGGATCCGCAAGGGCGACCTCAAGTTCAAGGCCGACGTGCGCGAAGGCTTCGAGCACGCGCCTGCCGCCCTGATGGGCCTGTTCGAAGGCGGCAATTTCGGCAAGCAGATGCTGAAGGTCGGTGAGCCGTGA
- a CDS encoding phosphotransferase family protein, whose protein sequence is MAEGPRKYLGETVEVKTQHRIDEARLAQFLGDCAPGYAGPLRVRQFEGGQSNPTYLLTTPDAKYVLRRKPPGVLLKSAHAVDREYRVMRALWETGFPVPEPLDLCEDDAVLGTAFYVMRHVPGRVFLDVTMPDLSCDERAAVFDSMNATLARLHSLDHAAIGLGDFGRGGNYFLRQISRWSQQYEASKTADIPAMDKLIAWLPTAAPVEEETRLIHGDFSFHNVLVHPTEPRIVAVLDWELSTTGHPLGDLMYHGMEWYRPAGNDARGTLLGANLEALGVPSLEAYVALYCERIGRAPVENLNFHKAYNLFRVAAIVQGIVGRARDGTAAAAGAAEQAARVRPLAEAAWRFAQEGGAA, encoded by the coding sequence ATGGCCGAGGGACCGCGCAAATACCTGGGCGAGACGGTCGAGGTGAAGACCCAGCACCGGATCGACGAGGCGCGGCTGGCCCAGTTCCTGGGCGATTGCGCGCCGGGCTATGCCGGGCCGCTGCGCGTGCGCCAATTCGAAGGCGGCCAGTCGAACCCGACCTATCTCTTGACCACGCCGGACGCGAAATACGTGTTGCGGCGTAAGCCGCCGGGCGTGCTGCTGAAATCGGCCCACGCGGTGGACCGGGAGTATCGGGTGATGCGGGCCCTGTGGGAGACCGGTTTTCCGGTCCCTGAGCCCCTGGACCTGTGCGAGGACGACGCCGTCCTCGGCACCGCCTTCTATGTCATGCGCCATGTGCCGGGGCGGGTGTTCCTGGACGTGACCATGCCGGACCTGAGCTGCGACGAACGGGCGGCGGTGTTCGACTCCATGAACGCGACCCTGGCCCGGCTGCACAGCCTGGACCACGCCGCCATCGGCCTCGGCGATTTCGGCCGCGGCGGCAACTACTTCCTGCGCCAGATCAGCCGCTGGTCGCAGCAGTACGAAGCCTCCAAGACCGCCGACATCCCGGCCATGGACAAGCTGATCGCCTGGCTGCCGACCGCCGCTCCAGTGGAAGAGGAGACGCGGCTGATCCACGGCGACTTCTCGTTCCACAATGTGCTGGTTCATCCCACAGAGCCGCGCATCGTCGCGGTTCTGGACTGGGAGCTTTCCACCACCGGCCACCCCCTGGGCGATCTGATGTACCACGGCATGGAGTGGTACCGGCCGGCGGGCAACGACGCGCGCGGCACGCTCCTGGGCGCCAATCTGGAGGCGCTGGGGGTTCCCAGCCTGGAGGCCTATGTCGCGCTCTATTGCGAGCGGATCGGCCGGGCGCCGGTCGAAAACCTGAACTTCCACAAGGCCTACAACCTCTTCCGCGTGGCCGCGATCGTCCAGGGCATCGTCGGGCGGGCGCGGGACGGCACGGCCGCCGCGGCCGGCGCCGCCGAGCAGGCGGCCCGGGTGCGTCCCCTGGCCGAGGCCGCCTGGCGCTTCGCCCAGGAGGGCGGGGCGGCCTGA
- a CDS encoding SDR family NAD(P)-dependent oxidoreductase — protein sequence MTDEFDMTGKVALVTGGSRGLGLEIARAFARHGADVIITSRKLEACEAAAGEIEAMGRRALAYGCHVGKWDEIPGLVDAAYGRFGKIDVLVNNAGIAPTAPSSAELSEELFDKTVGVNFKGPFRLSALVGERMFAAGSGAIVNVSSTAAVSPSRTYPVYSGAKSALNILTQCHAMEFGPKVRVNAIMCGPFWTDIAKSWREEADKNSTAALRRIGRPEEIATTALYLASERSSFTTGAIIRLDGGNY from the coding sequence TTGACCGACGAGTTCGACATGACCGGCAAGGTGGCCCTGGTCACCGGCGGCAGCCGGGGGCTGGGCCTGGAGATCGCCCGGGCCTTCGCCCGGCACGGGGCCGACGTGATCATAACCAGCCGCAAGCTTGAGGCCTGCGAGGCGGCGGCCGGCGAGATCGAGGCCATGGGCCGACGGGCGCTGGCCTATGGCTGCCATGTGGGCAAGTGGGACGAGATCCCGGGGCTGGTCGACGCTGCCTATGGCCGGTTCGGCAAGATCGATGTGCTGGTCAACAACGCCGGCATCGCCCCGACCGCGCCCTCCTCGGCCGAGCTCAGCGAGGAGCTGTTCGACAAGACCGTCGGGGTCAATTTCAAGGGGCCGTTCCGCCTCTCGGCCCTGGTGGGCGAGCGCATGTTCGCGGCGGGAAGCGGGGCGATCGTCAACGTCTCCTCAACCGCCGCCGTCTCGCCGAGCCGCACCTATCCGGTCTATTCGGGGGCCAAGTCGGCGCTGAACATCCTGACCCAGTGCCATGCCATGGAGTTCGGGCCCAAGGTCCGGGTCAACGCCATCATGTGCGGCCCGTTCTGGACCGACATCGCCAAGAGCTGGCGCGAAGAGGCGGACAAGAACTCGACGGCCGCGCTGCGGCGCATCGGCCGGCCCGAGGAGATCGCCACCACCGCCCTCTATCTGGCCAGCGAGCGGTCCAGCTTCACCACCGGGGCGATCATCCGCCTCGATGGCGGCAACTACTGA